TTTTGCTTATATTCATATATACAGGCAGAGACTGATCGCTTAATTTACATAAGGGGCGGATATTAAGCAGATCAGATAATTCTGTAAAATTAAGGACGGGGATTTCAATAAACAGGATATATTCAGATAATGCCGGATTAAAAGAGGTATTAATCGTAGAGAACGATGATGTAATTGCCTCCCTTATTGAGAGATTTCTCAACCAGAAGGATTATCTTGTAATTGATAAGGTTTCAAAAGGTGAGGATGCCATTAAGAAAGCAATCAGGCATCTGCCGAAGATTATTATAATGGATGTAAATCTTGATGGGAATATAAACGGAATTACAGCGACAAAATATATCACATCACTCTTCAATATCCCGGTAATTTTCATCTCCGGAGATAACATCATGAAACTACCGGATGATGTTGCATCAGCAGGTGCTGCATGCCTCCTCTCAAAGCCGTTCGGTGCCGGAGATCTCTGCGTCAATATTGAGATTGCACTTAAAAATGATGCACTGCTGAAAAAATCCAATAATTTTGCGTATAACAAGACCGGAATTCTGGCATGCCAGTCTATATCAGAACTTGACGCCTATTTCCTGCTGGATGATATGGGCAGAATAATATTTATGAATCCCTATGCGGAGCACCTGATTAATCAGGATGAGAGCCGGGTGCTGATGAATTCGATAAATAAATTCATTCTCTTCTATGACACAAAAACGCATGAGCCGATACTGGATACATATATGAATGTGGTCAGGGAGAGTATACTCTTTGGCGGAAAGACAAATATCGCTATTAAGACAACCAAAAACGGATATAAACACGCCAGTGTGAGATCTATGGTGGTCAATGATCCGTTTGGGAATAAGGTAGGGACATTTTTTAAAATCCACTTCAAGTCAAAAGGCGAGATTGACGTAACCGGTTCTAAGAAACGCTGACCACCTGACAATTCTCAGTTTCCGGCAGGAAGGTCCTATCATAATCCAGGGATAGTTCAGAGATAATACGCCGCCGGAGAAATATCCGGACGGGATGATACCCATCCGGAAATCACCAGGTTAAAATATAATATTTTCTTTCCCGACCACTTATGCCCTTGTTACAACAGTAAGTATATCCCCGTCACAGAGTTCATGCGGAAGACCTACACGCTGGGCATCGTGCTTTACTGAGTCACCCCATACCTTGGCATACCTGAACTTCTCCACAAAATCCCGGTGGAGTTTGTTGCATACCGATTCTACGGTTGCCGGTTCTCTGATAATTAAAGGCTCTTCCATATCTGCCTTTCCTCCTACCGGTTTTAAGTAGATCCTGATAAAGCCGAGGTTGTCATAGATCGAATCCTTCAATTCTTCGACATTATATCCGCTGTGGGCTGAGATCATAACCGGCGGAAGGCCAAACCTCTCTGTGACGTCTGCGTCAATCTCCTTTCTGGTCTCAGCGTCAACGAGATCGATCTTATTGATTGAGAAGAAGGCGGGGATATAGACGCGGTTGCCAAACATGGCATCTATGAAGTCGTCCTGATCTACACTGCCTCTGACAAGTACGTCAGCATTCATTATCTTGTTCTCTGCAAGGATTGCCCTGATTTCACCAAGGTCAAGATCGGAGTTGCCCACCGAGTTGAACCTGATTCCACCGCTTGAGGTCTTTTTGATTGTAATATCAGGTTTTTCCTTGTTGAGTCTTATCCCTGCATCATACAGTTCCTTTATAAGGACATTGACATGCTTTTCATTGTACACATCGCCGAGAAGAAGGATTAGATCTGCACCTCTTACAACCGCAATTACCTCTTTTCCGCGGCCTTTGCCCATCGCAGCACCGGCGATAAGTCCGGGGATATCAAGAATCTGAATATTTGCCCCTTTATGCTCCATCGCACCCGGAATTACGGAAACTGTGGTGAAGGCGTAACCCGCGGTTTCACTCTCAGTGCCTGTAAGTTTGTTCAGGAGTGTTGACTTTCCGACTGAAGGAAAACCAACCAGGACGACTGTACCGTCACCTGATTTCTTTACATTATATCCTTCGCCGCCTCCGGACGATGCCATTGCCCTTGTGACGGCATCATCCCTGAGCCGTGCAACCTTTGCCTTCAGGCGGCCGATATGGTGTGATGTCGCTTTATTGTATTTTGTATTTTTAATTTCATCCTCTATTTCCCGTATCTGCTCCTCAATTGAAGACATAATTCTGGTTATTATGGGACAGGAAAATACTTAATAGGATGGATGAAGGATGCAGTTATTTACCGGAGATGTGATGAGGCCACATGACAAATGCGGGCAATATAGACCAAAATTTAAATAAATTGATTAAATTGGGCTTTTCCGCCAGGCAGCATAATTTTTGGTTTTATGAGATATATCGGAGGTTGTGGTGCGCTGTTATGAATGTGGATGACAAAAAATAATATGCTACCAAAAAAAAGGGCTGTATAAACTATCTGACGGAATCATCATATTCCGGTTAAGAACTTAGTGCCATTGAAATGAATCATATGTTCAGGGCTGTCAGAGATCCAGACCTCAGTCTCCCAGGCGATATCTGATATATACCGTCTGAATGTCTTCTGATCAGGAAAAGCTGTCATGTATATCTTCAGGCTGTCATGACCAGTTAATGCTTCATCTATCTCGGTTATCCTCTTGGGCGTCATTGGTCCGTGTGAAGTGACAGCCTCAATTAAGAATAACAGATTCCTCTTCTCTTCATAATATACGACATCGGGGAGATTTTCATGTTTTTTTACAGGGAATTTCAGTCTCCGGATCAGAACTTCATTCAGATAAAGCATTTTATCCGAAGTGTCACCGACATAGAGAAGTTCTGCATCGCTGAAAAATTCCGGCTTTAACTTCTGAATGATATCAATCTGAAGCTGATTGTGTTTTCCGGGAGAAAACTTCAGTTCCACACCCTCAGTGTTTACCGTTAACTGGTGCTTTCGTCTTCTTTTATTATAGGCATCAACAAGACTGCCATTATTTAAGATGAAGTCATCCACAGAAGTCTCAAATTCATCTGTACCATAACTATGAAGAACATTCAGCAGATCTCTGGTTGCGGCATAATCTGTCTTTGGGCTGTTTGTCGGTCTTTTTGGGTCATCAATATTTTTAATCAGCAGACCGGCCTGTTCAAACTGATGAATTGTCTGTCTTCTGATAGTTTCTCTTGAATTTTCTGCATAATCTACATTATAATTTTCCCGGATGAAATTCATAATATCATGAATTATTATTGATCTCTGAACGGCTTTGCCCCAGTCTGATCCCTCTTTCAAACCAACAATTGCAAGAAGGGTAAGTGCAGATCTATCATTTAACTGTGCCTTTGGAATACCCAGTTTATTCAGTATCTCAAGTGCTTCATCAGTCTTTGCCATTGTATTAACTCCTGTATTTCAGGCATTTAATCAGATCATTATCAATACCAAGGATATTTCCAACAATCTCATCCGGATTTGCGGATGAAACCTCCGTTAAATCCCGGAATTTTGATCCTATATCAGTTATAAAAGAGATATCCGGAACTGGAAGAATATTAATTTCTGACGCATTCACCTGGGTATTCCCGTTCATTGCCCTGAAATAGAGATCTATTAATTTTGTATTCAGGAAGGCAGTCAGGCCGAATGTCTCATCCTCAGAGAGAAAACCTTTTGGCCGGTGAATGTAATTCAGATGGTTTTCAAAACCGATCATCTCATAATTACTGAAATCTTCTTTGAGGAAAGGTGTTGCAGAGAGACGCCTCTTCTGTTCTTTGGAAGTAAAACGCTTAATCAGGACGTAATTTTTCACAGGCAGAAGAATACCGGCAGTTGTTGAATTTACCTCAATGGCACAGGGTTTTTTTAACCCTTCAACAGGCCAGATTATCTCTTTGCCCTGAAAATTCTGCATCCAGAGAAGAGGGGCATCTTTACCTTCAGAATAATTATCCCTCAGATTTTCTTTTGTCCTGAAATCAACCACAGGGCCGGTTGACATCCTAAGCCCGAAATCACTCAGGGTGTATTTCCATGAATCCACAAGTTCAATTATCTTCAGTTCTGTTTCTGAAGTTGGAATCCGGATAATGTTTTCATCAGCTCTGTTAAAGATCAAATCTCTGTAAGGCACTTCTATCTGATGACCGTCAGTGAAGAGATTGTCATATGAACTGCTTATAAGGGAGGAAGGGCACATTTCAGCCTTTGTTTTAACTGCATGAACTATTACATTCTCCTGAAGAATGGAATCATTCAAAAACCGGTTTTTTCTTGACTCAAAATTATGTATCCGATCAATGCAGGTGTATTTAATAAACCAGTTCCTGACCTTTCTGTAATATAACCCTGAGCAGAAGCTTCTGGGTGTAATAAATACAATATCTCCGGAATCTTTCACCATATGGGCTGAAAGAGCCATGAAAAGACCATAAATATTCGGCTGACCTGACAGGAAATCCTTCATTATAAGAGCCTGAGAGGACTGTTTATTAATCTTGTAATATGGTGGATTGGAGATTACTGCATCGTAGCAGAAGAGATCTTTTTCCCGGAACAAAGAGCCTTTTTCAAGATATTGCTCATTATGAAGTATAAAATCCTCATCAATGATATTAAACTGAAATCTGTGTCCTTCTGCCTGCAAAAAGTTCCGGCAGTTCTCCATAACCTGTTTCAAAGATGGAATTACCAGAGGATCACACTCAAAGGCATCAACCCTGATATTCATCGGACTTTCTGCTTCATTCAGTATTCTCTGGCATACTGCTGAGAGCAGGTTTCCGGTTCCGGCTCCAGGGTCCATAAGAGAAAATTCAGCCATATCAGAGTTGTTATCACAACCGGAAATATTGCTTTTACCGGGATTAATATTGATAAATCCGGCCATGAACACTGCCGTCTCTTTGGGGGTGAAGATCTGTCCTATCTTCTTCCTCTCATCTATTGAAATTCCGGCTGAATGCTTTAAAGATAGATCTATAGCCAGATCAATCAGACTGAAAGAATCCTGATTATCATCCGGAACAGTTAAACCTGAATTTTTAAATCCTTCAGCCGGAGAATTCAGAGAGGACATCTGTATTAATATTGTACTCCGTTTTTAAAGATATTGGGTGTCGGGGAAAAAGAAATATTCCCAACACCCCATAAAACATAGGTAATATTGCAGATCAGATAAATTAACAAAGCAACACCTAAAAAATATATTAATTGGTATTCATCAGTGCAATTGCAGACATTAAATCATCCTGAAATGTCTAAAAGCTTCAATTATCAAGTCTCTTTTTTCCGGGGGGCATGAATATTTCCTTTTATTTGAGTCAATTCTATTTGGTGCCTTCCTTAATTCCAAACCTACATCCTCTTTAATGTTCGCAATCCAACATGTTTTAACGGAAATTCCATAATTTTTTTTAACCCAATCCATAATTTGCTTATATGTTGCCATAATTATTACAAAAACATGCTATAATATATAATTATTCATCACAGGCGGCACAGTCGGGTTTTCAGTGATGCCTAAACATAAAACTAATTTCTCTGGCCCTAAATCAATAAAAAAGGGACCTGTAAATATGAACAATCTCCCATCACTGGATTTTCAGACAGTGCCCCACTGGAACAACCAGATCAGAAAACAAATGCCACATGATAATCCGTTTCCCGCCATTAACTTTGGACAATGATCATTCTGACAACAGGGATTCCTTTCCGGTAAGTTTTGCCTCATCAGACTGCTGAATTAAAAACTGCCCGGACCAAAGATCAAACTCCAGGAAATACTAATATAAATTAATATCCAATGTTGAATTCACAACAAAAACTGAGAACTTTGCAGCAAAAATACAATGAAACCAGATGAGGAGAGAGAAATGGAGACTATCATAAAGGGTGAAATGATTAAGTGGGCAAGAGAAAGGGCCGGACTGTCCATAGAAGAACTGGCAGAGAAACTTAAAACGAACACAGATAAAGTCAAAAAATGGGAATCCGGAGAGCTTGCAATAACAGTAGCAAAAGCCAGATCCCTCTCAAAGATATCACTCGTCCCCTATGGTCTCCTATTTGCAGACAATCCCCCGGAAGATGAACTTCCAATAGCAGATTTCAGGACACACGGTCTGGAAGACATAATAATACCAAGCGCCGAACTTCTTGAGACCATAAGCGATGCCAGACTTAAACAGGAGTGGTATCGTGATTACCTAATCGCAGAAGATTCAGAACCCCTAAAATATATCGGGAAATATGACATAAATTCAGATCCAGAACTAACTGCAAAGAATATTAAGAAAATTCTCAGAATTGATGAGGACGAATATCTGAAGTGCCGTGACTGGGAAAGGGCATTTGGTTACCTCCTAAACCATGCTGAGGATGCAGGAATTACCGTAATCGTCAACAGTTCACTCAAAAACAATACCCGCCGCCCCCTGGACGAAGAAGAATTCCGGGGATTTGTACTCTCAGACAGATATGCACCAATTATCTTCATTAACGGCAGGGATGCAAAACCCGCCCGGACATTCACCCTGATCCATGAGATAGCGCACCTGTTAATAGGAGTCAGCGGAGTTCTGGACAATACACTTGAAATTAACCATTCAGTCCCACAGGAGAGATGGTGTAACCAGGTTGCTGCTGAGTTCCTTACACCAAAAGAACGGTTCATAAGTATCTGGAATAAAAAAGAGAGCATAGATAAAAATCTGGACAATATACGGCTCAGGCTTAAAGTCAGCAGGCTCGTATGTGTCTACCGTGCTTATCAACTGAACTTAATAAGCTGTGACGAGAAGCAGAAGTTATACTCAGAGGAAATAACCCGCATTGAGGCAATGAAAGAAAAGAGAAGGGAAGAGCATGGCGGACCAGACCCATATCTGCTGAGGAGGTTTAAAACCGGAAGAAACCTTGCTCTGGCTGTAATATCGGAAGTAAATTCCAACCGGATGCTCTACCGTGATGCCTTCAGGCTGCTCGGTATAAGAAATGCAGAGAGCCTTAAGGAATTTTCAGGAAGGCTGGGATATTGAATATGAAGTATCTGCTGGATTCAAATGTATTCATCGAAGCGAAGAACAGATACTATTCATTTAAAATTGCTCCGGGATTCTGGAACTGGCTGGAAATATTTACAGAAGAACAGTCTTTCCTGACAATACGCGAAGTCAGAAATGAGATCACTGAAAATGATGATGAATTGAAGGAATGGATCTCAGAATTTCCTTTAAACTGCTTTATTGAAGCAGACCGGGAGATTCAGGATAAAATGAGAGAAGTTACAAATTACGTAACAAACAACAGGAGATTCAGCCGCGAGAACAAAAACTTCTTCCTCTCAAGGGCCGATCCCTGGCTGATTGCTACTGCAATGACCGGCGATTATGCTGTTGTAACCCATGAAGCAAAAGCAGGGCCGGGAACAAAAAAAGTGAAAATACCGAATATATCTGAGACATTTAATGTCGAGTACATAACAATATTTGACCTTATGAAAATTCAGAAAGTCAGCCTGAAAATATAAATTACTACTCATTTATACCATCAGGAAACAGAACACCTGAAAAATTACAAACACACAGAAAACCTATTTATTGCCAACCAGAATCTTAGCAAAACATAAATCCACCCGGAAAATTAACAGATAAGTACTGCCAAAAAATAGAGAAGATGTTATTACCGGAAAAATCGACATTTAATAAATAAAAACCAAATAACGTAAAACCGGATAAAAGGGACCAGTAAAAAATTATCCGGGGATTTTTAAGGGTGCTTAAGTGAAACAGGTATTGTGGTGGCTTATAGCCGGTTCTAAAGGAGGAATAAACCGTGCCAGAATCATCATTGCCCTGCATAAAAGGCCATACAATGCCAACCAGCTGACACAGACACTTAGTCTGGACTATAAGACCATCCGCCACCATTTAGACGTCCTGAAAAAAAACAACCTCATCACACAGGTAGGAGAGGGATATGGCACCATGTATTTTCTGTCAGAAGGATTAAACAAAAAATATGATGAGTTCATAGAAATCTGGAGACAAATTGATATTCCGGATGATAATTTGGGAGAAACAGAGTAATGAAAAATAACAGTATCATCTTAATAATTACCATCTCAGTGATTGCAATTCTGGTTGCAGGGTTTACCATTCCTTCATTTATTAAGATGCCCCACCATGAAGCCAGTGAAAATCCGGAACAGCCGCAAAACACCGGAAACATGGAACCCCCAATAAAGGAAGAAAATATCCAGATAAAAACACTGATCTCATTCATAAACCTCGGTCTGATAATCCCGCTCTTCATCATCTACGCCGGGATATACAGAAAAATAAAGAGTTCATTCACCCTTGGACTCATAGCAGTTATCATATCCCTGGGCATGTATGCCGTCACATCAAACCCGATAATCGTAACCCTCCTTGGCGGAATTCCGGGCTATGTAGGAATATTCCAGATAATCCCGGACCTCTGTGCAACAGCAGCCCTCTTAATCCTCATCAGAATCAGCCTTGAATAATCCTTTTTTTGCCGTTCTTTTTTATCACCCCATACGTAAATTTGGGTATGATTTGGGTGTAATCCGGAAGTGATTCCGGCATTTGGTTATCACTACTCCAAAGTACAACTCTATGCAGAGGAGAGAGAGATGAAATATCATAAGGGAATTATTGCACTCATCGTTGCAATGGCCATAATGGCCCTCTTTGCCGGATGTATATCGCAGACAGATTCAGGACAGACAGAATCACCATCAGCAGAAGAGACAGATACCGGTTCTGTTCCCTTAAGTACTGCTTCAAAGAATACCGCCCCGGCAGGAAAGACGACATACACCATAGTTGATACAGGGCAGACAAAATTCTTCAATAACATTGAAGAGATCACATGTCCGGCTGAAGGAGAGGCATTCTACGGACAGGATTCCCAGTATTCGGGCAATCAGCCGGCTTACGAGACCAGCAGTGACGGCCTTACAGTATATGACTTAAATACAGGGCTGACATGGCAGAGGACACCTGAAAATACCGGCCTGAACTATGAAGAGGCTTATGATTACTGCGAATCCTTAGAACTTGGCGGATATGACGACTGGCGTATGCCAACAACGAAAGAACTCTTCTCCATAAGCGATTTCTCAGAAGGATGGCCTTATCTGGACACAGAATATTTTGACTTGGCAGATTCAGGGGAAGTCAGCAAGGACGAGCAGTACTGGACAGAACCCTACGTCGGCACAACAGTTGAAGGCGGCACAGATGCAGCTTTCGGTGTCAATCACGGAACAGGACATATCAAAGCCTATCCGGCTAAAGTTTCAGGCCGGATGGGCAACCACGTCAGAGCAGTCCGCGGATATTCATACGGAGTAAATGATTTCACAGACGATGGTGACGGCACCATCACAGACAGTGCAACAGGACTTATGTGGCAGCAGGCAGACATCGGCAGCGGTATGGACTGGGACAGTGCACTGGTCTATGCAGAAGATCTGACACTGGCAGGATATGATGACTGGCGTCTGCCAAATGTTAAAGAACTACAGAGCATCGTTGATTACGCCCATTCACCAAGTGCCGCTGATGCAGCAGACTTAGGTCCTGCTATTGACACAGACTTCTTTACAGTAACCAAACTTCCGGCTGGAACAACCAACTATGACCCTGATTACGGCTACTACTGGACAAGCACAAGTGCCTACTTCAACAAACAGGATCCCGGATACTACTACGCCTGGTATGTGGCAATCGGAACTGCGGTAGGCAATAGTGGTACTGACTCTCACGGTGCCGGTGCTGTCAGGTTTGACACAAAAGTTGAGGACGGACCACTGGGTGAAGGAGGAGAGCGTTATTATAACTACGTCCTTTGCGTGAGGGACACTTAAGTCAGAGAATACTCACTTTGCAGGATAGTTATCAGTTTCCCCAATCCCTTCTGAGAGATTACCATCATTAATTTCTCTTTTTATACAGGAAATAATCTGCCTTAAGGACTCAGATTTTA
The sequence above is a segment of the Methanoplanus limicola DSM 2279 genome. Coding sequences within it:
- a CDS encoding response regulator yields the protein MVENDDVIASLIERFLNQKDYLVIDKVSKGEDAIKKAIRHLPKIIIMDVNLDGNINGITATKYITSLFNIPVIFISGDNIMKLPDDVASAGAACLLSKPFGAGDLCVNIEIALKNDALLKKSNNFAYNKTGILACQSISELDAYFLLDDMGRIIFMNPYAEHLINQDESRVLMNSINKFILFYDTKTHEPILDTYMNVVRESILFGGKTNIAIKTTKNGYKHASVRSMVVNDPFGNKVGTFFKIHFKSKGEIDVTGSKKR
- a CDS encoding OBG GTPase family GTP-binding protein, producing MSSIEEQIREIEDEIKNTKYNKATSHHIGRLKAKVARLRDDAVTRAMASSGGGEGYNVKKSGDGTVVLVGFPSVGKSTLLNKLTGTESETAGYAFTTVSVIPGAMEHKGANIQILDIPGLIAGAAMGKGRGKEVIAVVRGADLILLLGDVYNEKHVNVLIKELYDAGIRLNKEKPDITIKKTSSGGIRFNSVGNSDLDLGEIRAILAENKIMNADVLVRGSVDQDDFIDAMFGNRVYIPAFFSINKIDLVDAETRKEIDADVTERFGLPPVMISAHSGYNVEELKDSIYDNLGFIRIYLKPVGGKADMEEPLIIREPATVESVCNKLHRDFVEKFRYAKVWGDSVKHDAQRVGLPHELCDGDILTVVTRA
- a CDS encoding BsuBI/PstI family type II restriction endonuclease, whose product is MAKTDEALEILNKLGIPKAQLNDRSALTLLAIVGLKEGSDWGKAVQRSIIIHDIMNFIRENYNVDYAENSRETIRRQTIHQFEQAGLLIKNIDDPKRPTNSPKTDYAATRDLLNVLHSYGTDEFETSVDDFILNNGSLVDAYNKRRRKHQLTVNTEGVELKFSPGKHNQLQIDIIQKLKPEFFSDAELLYVGDTSDKMLYLNEVLIRRLKFPVKKHENLPDVVYYEEKRNLLFLIEAVTSHGPMTPKRITEIDEALTGHDSLKIYMTAFPDQKTFRRYISDIAWETEVWISDSPEHMIHFNGTKFLTGI
- a CDS encoding Eco57I restriction-modification methylase domain-containing protein, whose protein sequence is MSSLNSPAEGFKNSGLTVPDDNQDSFSLIDLAIDLSLKHSAGISIDERKKIGQIFTPKETAVFMAGFININPGKSNISGCDNNSDMAEFSLMDPGAGTGNLLSAVCQRILNEAESPMNIRVDAFECDPLVIPSLKQVMENCRNFLQAEGHRFQFNIIDEDFILHNEQYLEKGSLFREKDLFCYDAVISNPPYYKINKQSSQALIMKDFLSGQPNIYGLFMALSAHMVKDSGDIVFITPRSFCSGLYYRKVRNWFIKYTCIDRIHNFESRKNRFLNDSILQENVIVHAVKTKAEMCPSSLISSSYDNLFTDGHQIEVPYRDLIFNRADENIIRIPTSETELKIIELVDSWKYTLSDFGLRMSTGPVVDFRTKENLRDNYSEGKDAPLLWMQNFQGKEIIWPVEGLKKPCAIEVNSTTAGILLPVKNYVLIKRFTSKEQKRRLSATPFLKEDFSNYEMIGFENHLNYIHRPKGFLSEDETFGLTAFLNTKLIDLYFRAMNGNTQVNASEINILPVPDISFITDIGSKFRDLTEVSSANPDEIVGNILGIDNDLIKCLKYRS
- a CDS encoding ImmA/IrrE family metallo-endopeptidase, which translates into the protein MKPDEEREMETIIKGEMIKWARERAGLSIEELAEKLKTNTDKVKKWESGELAITVAKARSLSKISLVPYGLLFADNPPEDELPIADFRTHGLEDIIIPSAELLETISDARLKQEWYRDYLIAEDSEPLKYIGKYDINSDPELTAKNIKKILRIDEDEYLKCRDWERAFGYLLNHAEDAGITVIVNSSLKNNTRRPLDEEEFRGFVLSDRYAPIIFINGRDAKPARTFTLIHEIAHLLIGVSGVLDNTLEINHSVPQERWCNQVAAEFLTPKERFISIWNKKESIDKNLDNIRLRLKVSRLVCVYRAYQLNLISCDEKQKLYSEEITRIEAMKEKRREEHGGPDPYLLRRFKTGRNLALAVISEVNSNRMLYRDAFRLLGIRNAESLKEFSGRLGY
- a CDS encoding DUF4411 family protein, producing MKYLLDSNVFIEAKNRYYSFKIAPGFWNWLEIFTEEQSFLTIREVRNEITENDDELKEWISEFPLNCFIEADREIQDKMREVTNYVTNNRRFSRENKNFFLSRADPWLIATAMTGDYAVVTHEAKAGPGTKKVKIPNISETFNVEYITIFDLMKIQKVSLKI
- a CDS encoding winged helix-turn-helix domain-containing protein; its protein translation is MKQVLWWLIAGSKGGINRARIIIALHKRPYNANQLTQTLSLDYKTIRHHLDVLKKNNLITQVGEGYGTMYFLSEGLNKKYDEFIEIWRQIDIPDDNLGETE
- a CDS encoding Lcl C-terminal domain-containing protein, which produces MIPAFGYHYSKVQLYAEEREMKYHKGIIALIVAMAIMALFAGCISQTDSGQTESPSAEETDTGSVPLSTASKNTAPAGKTTYTIVDTGQTKFFNNIEEITCPAEGEAFYGQDSQYSGNQPAYETSSDGLTVYDLNTGLTWQRTPENTGLNYEEAYDYCESLELGGYDDWRMPTTKELFSISDFSEGWPYLDTEYFDLADSGEVSKDEQYWTEPYVGTTVEGGTDAAFGVNHGTGHIKAYPAKVSGRMGNHVRAVRGYSYGVNDFTDDGDGTITDSATGLMWQQADIGSGMDWDSALVYAEDLTLAGYDDWRLPNVKELQSIVDYAHSPSAADAADLGPAIDTDFFTVTKLPAGTTNYDPDYGYYWTSTSAYFNKQDPGYYYAWYVAIGTAVGNSGTDSHGAGAVRFDTKVEDGPLGEGGERYYNYVLCVRDT